The region AGACTTTCTCATTCGCCACGGAATCATCACGCCGGAAAATGGTAAGTATTGCTGCGCAGTGGTGCGGCGCTTGCTGGCTGGATCGCACAATGTAATCTTTATCTGCttttcagaaatcaactttaCGCAGGTGATTGAGTTGTTGCACGTTCCTTTGCAAAGTCTCTACACCTACCGTACACCGACAGCGGCCTGCGATTCGCCGACGGCGCCGGCGATACTACAACGAGATCTCACTAGCAACACTAATACCAACAGTATCGGCAACGGCAAGCTCTAATCGGACTgccaagcaaacaagcaaacctGAGATGATGGCCGGCCGTGGGAAGACACATAAGATGCGTCCTCACGGTGTAGGGCCATGCCACGACTAACGGGCACGGAAGGGGCCGAGCATAAGCAAATTCTGTAATCAAATagccaacgaaaaaaaacgttaacgACACaagcagacacacatacatcACACCCGTGTGGTACATGCGGGAGGGTTGGTTCGAATTTTTGGTCAGAGGCCGTTCCTTAAGACTACCTTAAGAAGAGGTGTTGACAATTTTTAGACTTCTCGTGTTCGTCGTGTTTTATCACTTTAGTTGATCCCTTTTCGCTGTATACTGTTTTGTGGTAGCTTTAAGAcaacagaaaaatggaaaaattccCGTTTTTCATTCGTCATTTGTTTTCACTAGTACcgcggatgatgatgtaggaggagaagaagaaaacgggaaGGAGAGAAGTaggaataagaagaagaatgaatgATGAAAGCTGGCTTGCAAACAGCGGAGAAAAGGTACGACATCAGGAACAAGCTGGGCAGGCCTATGTTAACGTTCAGAAGGTTGTAGCCCCCAAGGATAGAGCCAAAGCCAaggtgaaggaaatgaaagacaAGAGAAATGGACAAAATTCGTTCAGTCAAATTAGTCACGTTGCCGTACGCGACATAGTGAACACTGTTTAAAGCTTTCAGGTTCTCATTTTACATTCGGATAGATAAAGGAAATCATTCAAGGTAAAGTTATGGGACACCAAACACAATCAAAGATGTCATACAATCCTAGCCATCTACAGGCTAACGATTCAATCAGCTCAGCACGCGTTCCCAGTAATCATCGGAGCAAGGAAGCTGGTGTTTCCGCCGAATGCGTGCAGATGAACTAATTGTATTACCGCCAAGGAGCAAACAATCGTTTCTTATTACTGACGCTCATCTGCAACACAATTGTGAATTAGCCTAACCATAGCAAAGGGCCATTGGCCAATGGAATGAGCAGTCGACCGAAACCGCTGCGAGGGGCACGAGCATCGAGATCGAATGTAGATAGGCAAAACCAAGAATGAAAGCATCGAAGAGGAAGGGAACATGGTCcatgcaatgcaatgcgtAGTTCAATTCAAATCTTACATCCCCCGATGTATTCTTTCCGGTTATGAGCAGTTCATTGATGCTGCTAGTGCAGCTTTATCTGACGTGCCATTCAGCATTGCATATGCTATCCCATCATCACAAACCCCCCACAAACAACGGAAACAAATTGGCCAATATCACGCTGAAATCCGCTAATCCGGTTTCGAAACCCAGCCGAAACAAGTGCTTAAGTATCTTTATTTTTAGGGGCACAAAAAGGAGGGGAATCGAGGACAATGTGTAAACGATTAGGAAGTACTTTATGTGTTATCCATTAGGTCAAAGAACTTTAATTTATATCCACACCAAACTGCAACTACTGCGTCGCTCTCgagcttttcttttcaaccATTTCAAATAACCGGGACTCCGCAGAGGGAAAGCGAGGGAGAGCGAAacagggaaaagggaggaaataGTGAATGGGACAAGAAAAGCCGCGTATTTATCGTATTACATCATGCTAGAGTCTGTTCTATCTGGTATATACCTAGTAAAGCAAAGTGATCACAACACTGAACAGACGGGGgcgcatttgtttttcatttagcATTCCAAATGATCCGATACTTTTGTGTCCTGCAAAGGGCTTTCTCAAAAGATAAAATAATGCATCCTTcacaaaccaaacggaacccgaccttccttttgtttcattttattatgATTATATCGTTTATCTGTAATTCGCCCAGACGTAACAGCGTTGGTTCGTGTCCGCGTGTCGCCCGCTGGTGGTCATCTTTGTACAACTTAAATAAGCTCTCGATCACTCTTGCATTTTTGGGTGCTCAATAGGAATCAcattcttcgcttcttcaACAAGGTGGCGGAGGTGGATGGAAAAGGACATGAGGTCATACTATAGTTCATCGTTTGGCTGAATCTCCTCGACAGTGGCGGTTGTCTCCTCTTCGTCCGCAGTCCTGGTGTCAGTCTTCGGTTTGTCTTCTGTTGCGTCTTCCGATCGCGTCTCGGCACCTAACGGCGAATTGAAACACACAGACTCACGCTCAAAACATGATCGACAATCGATGGTAGCTTCTCCTAGGCTATTAGGCAGCGGAGACTGCCACAACTAACTTGCGATTGTTGGCAGTGAACATTGTATGAACAATATACTGCACAATTGAGTTCTgttggattgattttattatttaaaatctCCATCTTTCTGGAAGATCGTTCCTACTTTCATTAAACCCACTAACACATGatggaaccaacaaaaaagaacgaaaggaATTCAAAACTCATAGATAAGCCTACGAGCGTGAGCTAGGACTAGTACCCTTCATTCAAACGCAGACTTGAGCCAGTTTTAGTAATGGGATGGCGACCGTAGCGATCCGAACCACATTCGATGGATAAAAGGAGAAGTGGTCCTGTTCCCTCGCATCTAGCGATCACTTCTCCACTTCCATCCATTTGCGCACGCTCAGTTCTGTTGCTGAAGAAGCTCGTCCAGAATGCGTGGCGACGGAGTAGCCGATGGCTGCGGTGTCGTGTTCAGCCAATACTCGGACACGGAAATGTAGATCGCCACCGCAAGACCAACGAGGCCGGCCAACCAGGTCGAGTTCTGCAGCACGATGCAGGTCGCAAGACACAGACCGAGGTAGGTGAGGTAGCGCGTGAAGTTGGCGTACTGGGTACGTCGCTCATTGCTGGTATCTGTGATAAGGTGTTGTAGTACTCGTTAAAGTTTGTTTCGCGGTACGGTCTAGTAACTGAGATCCTATGAAACCATGCACAAGCAAACGAAAATAGTCGCACGGAGTGCTGAACTATTTTAAAAcaagcataaaaaacaaactaaaaggacaaacgaaaagaaacccATGACCACGATTACTTTACGATAGTCCTAGCGATCGTAAAGTGGATACTTTCGTTCATGCCACCGAGCATCGGGAATTACCCACAAGTAGAGCCGAAATAGTCGAAATGAATATGATAAAAACTCAATGATAATTCAACGAGGCAAAGTAATCTGATAAGGAAACTAATTGCAACacgagtgaaatgaaaatggggCCAACATACCTGTGCACATGCCATCCCGCAGTTCGTAGCCATCGGCACACTTGTCGCACAAATCGGGTCCATCGCCACTACAGCCATCGCAAGATTTATCGCATTctagaaggaaaaagaaagaatgggTTATCGATACAGCTTATCGCGGGATGTCGCGAACCACGTTCATGTGGCGATACCATCATACCTAAGCAACTGTATGATCCTTCGTTGTTCACACAAAACTGCTGCTTCGTGCAAGGATTGGTAGTGAGGCACTCGTCCACATCCACGCAGCCACCCCTGGCACTATCCATCAGCCAACCGGCACGGCAAACACGGCATGCGTTCGGTCCGGCTCCGGTACAGCCACCGGTGGCACAAGCTCGATGGCACGGGCTACACAACAACTTCGTCTCATCACGGAACGCCTCGTAGTGTTCGGTCCCACAGCTATCACAGTTATCACCCGTGTAGCCCGGTTCACAGGCACACCGTCCATTCCCTTTGCGTGTTCCGTTGCCCTTGCACTTGCCATTGCCAAAGCAGGTCGGGCACGGGTCACAGTTCGGACCGTAAAACCCGTCCGGACAGCAAACTGCCGCCTGCTCCACGCACAACCATTGATGCAAGTCGGGGTGGGTCGTCTGATGGTTCTTCCACCACACCTCGATCTGTGGCTCGTAGTCTTCGGCCAGCTGGTGGCACTGGTCCTCCCCTCGCACCACATCCTGACACAGGCGCTCCTGGATCTCGACCAACCGCAGTTCGCTCGTTTTGTAGCTGCCGAGCCGCTCCTCCTCCCAGGccgcatcaccaccgtcgtgCTTGGATCGCTCGGTGCGCTTGATACCGTCCCGGAACGAGTTCACCAGTGCCGTGCACGCTTTGCACGGAGGGAGCTTCTCCGCCTTCAGCTTATCCTTTTTACTGCCACCACCCGATAGTCCCGGTGTTTTGGGGATATCGGCAAGCGCGCAGCTGGCCAGTAACACCGTCGTTAGCAGCAGGCACGCCGCTGCTCTACTACTAAACGATCGCCACCGTGGCATCCTAACGCCAGCACCTGCAGCCCCTTCCAAGCAAGTACACCTCGGAGCAACCTGAAAGGGGAACCGGAAAAATCGATACAAGCTGTAGCTGCGGTGGCTCGTGTTTCCATGTGCGGCACACGCTAAATTTCAATGAAACCTAAGCAACGAGGCACTAAAATGCGTTCTAAATCGCGTGTTAATGGGTCTTTTCGAAGAATACTACCGTGAACACGTGTAGTGGCCGCTGGGTTTCACGTTTTTACCTTCAATTTCGTCCCGATTCGTGGAACAACAAATCCCTTCTCGTCCCTGCCGCCGAGTGGCTGCTTCTTGTGGCTGGAAGTTGCTGCTGGAggcggttgttggttgtttttgggaTAGTGCAGACTGCTGGAGGATATCGTCGACTATTTTGTGATAGTAGAAGGTACTAGAGACTACCGTGGAGCCAGAGGAAGCGGTCGGTTATCGTGGGCTATCTCCGGCTGTTTTCTGACGTGTTCTTTTCGTACAGTGGGTGGTTGGCGTGCGGATGCGGtcaaatttaaaagaaaatcaacTCCCCGCAACGGcggctttccattttttcttaCTTA is a window of Anopheles aquasalis chromosome 2, idAnoAquaMG_Q_19, whole genome shotgun sequence DNA encoding:
- the LOC126580979 gene encoding cysteine-rich with EGF-like domain protein 2 isoform X1, with the translated sequence MPRWRSFSSRAAACLLLTTVLLASCALADIPKTPGLSGGGSKKDKLKAEKLPPCKACTALVNSFRDGIKRTERSKHDGGDAAWEEERLGSYKTSELRLVEIQERLCQDVVRGEDQCHQLAEDYEPQIEVWWKNHQTTHPDLHQWLCVEQAAVCCPDGFYGPNCDPCPTCFGNGKCKGNGTRKGNGRCACEPGYTGDNCDSCGTEHYEAFRDETKLLCSPCHRACATGGCTGAGPNACRVCRAGWLMDSARGGCVDVDECLTTNPCTKQQFCVNNEGSYSCLECDKSCDGCSGDGPDLCDKCADGYELRDGMCTDTSNERRTQYANFTRYLTYLGLCLATCIVLQNSTWLAGLVGLAVAIYISVSEYWLNTTPQPSATPSPRILDELLQQQN
- the LOC126580979 gene encoding cysteine-rich with EGF-like domain protein 2 isoform X2 codes for the protein MPRWRSFSSRAAACLLLTTVLLASCALADIPKTPGLSGGGSKKDKLKAEKLPPCKACTALVNSFRDGIKRTERSKHDGGDAAWEEERLGSYKTSELRLVEIQERLCQDVVRGEDQCHQLAEDYEPQIEVWWKNHQTTHPDLHQWLCVEQAAVCCPDGFYGPNCDPCPTCFGNGKCKGNGTRKGNGRCACEPGYTGDNCDSCGTEHYEAFRDETKLLCSPCHRACATGGCTGAGPNACRVCRAGWLMDSARGGCVDVDECLTTNPCTKQQFCVNNEGSYSCLECDKSCDGCSGDGPDLCDKCADGYELRDGMCTGAETRSEDATEDKPKTDTRTADEEETTATVEEIQPNDEL